A single window of Synechococcus sp. CBW1004 DNA harbors:
- the dacB gene encoding D-alanyl-D-alanine carboxypeptidase/D-alanyl-D-alanine-endopeptidase: protein MRPLSLPRTCRRLPLRGGLPAVLLGASLCAPFLVGAAQAQSWAPALPANRPLEVPGPVSLPPQPAALGAPRLASQVSCPTLQQRLQAVIGSESSVWSVSVADPSGRLLADVNGLLPRVPASNQKLLSSAFALDRLGPDFRLSTQLWRLNDGTLRLTGQGDPDLAVPQLQRFAKLVATTSGGQPVRLELAELPSQAWWPQGWASGDRAMAYGAPVTRLAITSNVIEAAVMNPPARLRTLLGRALNQQGARANVNLIDANAPLPADAVLVHEEPSTTMQGLLSLANTESHNFTAEVLLRSAAGTWNLDQAARAQTDWLFNQGLPMQGVRVSDGSGLSRSNRLTSRFLAALLLRMDQHPYGRDYIASMAIAGQRGTLRNLYKGTSLDGRLFAKTGTLTGVRSISGVLQTSDGPRYVSAIANGASAPNRTIGSILRQVQNVSLCAVAPSAVSPY, encoded by the coding sequence ATGCGTCCCCTGTCACTGCCCCGCACCTGTCGCCGACTGCCGCTGCGGGGGGGGCTGCCGGCGGTTCTTCTCGGGGCCTCTCTGTGCGCTCCGTTCCTGGTGGGCGCGGCGCAGGCCCAGTCCTGGGCACCGGCACTGCCCGCGAACCGGCCCCTGGAGGTGCCCGGGCCGGTGTCCCTTCCCCCCCAGCCGGCGGCCCTGGGTGCCCCGAGGTTGGCTAGCCAGGTCAGCTGTCCGACGCTGCAGCAGCGGCTGCAGGCGGTGATCGGCTCCGAATCGTCGGTCTGGAGCGTGTCCGTCGCGGACCCCAGCGGCCGTCTGCTGGCCGATGTCAATGGTCTGCTGCCGCGGGTTCCGGCCTCCAATCAGAAGCTGCTCAGCAGCGCCTTCGCGCTCGACCGTCTGGGGCCTGATTTCCGGCTCAGCACCCAGCTGTGGCGCCTCAACGACGGCACACTGCGTCTCACCGGCCAGGGCGATCCCGATCTGGCCGTGCCCCAGCTGCAGCGCTTCGCCAAGCTGGTGGCCACGACCAGCGGCGGCCAGCCGGTCCGCCTGGAGCTGGCGGAACTCCCCTCCCAGGCCTGGTGGCCTCAGGGCTGGGCTTCCGGTGATCGCGCCATGGCCTACGGCGCCCCGGTCACCCGGCTGGCGATCACCAGCAATGTGATCGAGGCCGCGGTGATGAATCCGCCCGCCCGCCTGCGCACGCTGCTCGGTCGTGCCCTGAACCAGCAGGGCGCTCGCGCGAATGTGAACCTCATCGATGCGAATGCGCCGCTCCCAGCGGATGCGGTACTGGTGCATGAAGAGCCCTCCACGACGATGCAGGGGCTGCTCAGCCTAGCCAACACCGAAAGCCACAACTTCACCGCGGAGGTGTTGCTGCGCTCCGCCGCCGGCACCTGGAATCTTGACCAGGCCGCTCGGGCGCAGACCGACTGGCTCTTCAATCAGGGGCTGCCGATGCAGGGGGTGCGCGTCTCTGACGGCAGCGGCCTGAGTCGCAGCAACCGGCTCACGTCACGCTTCCTGGCTGCCCTGTTGCTGCGCATGGATCAACATCCCTACGGCCGCGACTACATCGCTTCGATGGCGATCGCCGGTCAGCGCGGCACCTTGCGCAATCTCTACAAGGGAACCTCCCTGGACGGCCGTCTGTTCGCGAAGACCGGCACCCTGACCGGTGTGCGTTCGATCAGCGGCGTGCTGCAGACCAGCGACGGCCCCCGTTATGTCAGCGCGATCGCGAACGGGGCCTCGGCCCCCAATCGCACCATCGGTTCGATCCTGCGCCAGGTTCAGAATGTTTCCCTCTGCGCGGTGGCTCCCAGCGCGGTTTCCCCGTACTGA
- the coaD gene encoding pantetheine-phosphate adenylyltransferase, producing the protein MRALYPGSFDPLTLGHLDLIERGVRLFDGVTVAVLQNPGKQPCFPLERRLAQIRAATAHLQRVEVASFDGLTVTFAQRCGADVILRGLRALSDFEYELQIAHTNHSLAPRLETLFLATAVGYSFLSSSVVKEVARFGGDVSHMVPRGVAQDLQRLFNRASASTPHDV; encoded by the coding sequence ATGCGTGCCCTCTACCCCGGCAGTTTCGATCCCCTCACCCTGGGACACCTGGATCTGATCGAACGGGGCGTGCGCCTGTTCGATGGCGTCACCGTGGCGGTGCTCCAGAACCCCGGTAAGCAGCCCTGCTTTCCTCTGGAGCGACGGCTCGCCCAGATCCGCGCCGCCACCGCCCATCTGCAGCGGGTGGAGGTGGCGAGCTTCGACGGCCTCACCGTGACCTTTGCCCAGCGATGCGGCGCCGATGTGATCCTGCGGGGCCTGCGGGCTCTGAGCGATTTCGAATACGAGCTGCAGATCGCCCACACCAACCACAGCCTGGCCCCCAGGCTGGAGACCCTGTTTCTGGCCACGGCCGTGGGCTACAGCTTCCTCAGCAGTTCGGTGGTGAAGGAGGTGGCCCGTTTCGGCGGCGATGTCTCCCACATGGTGCCGAGGGGAGTGGCGCAGGACCTTCAGAGGCTCTTTAATCGTGCATCAGCCTCCACTCCCCATGACGTCTGA
- a CDS encoding flavin reductase family protein has protein sequence MSEIAFDPAAKKTLLRKIPHGVFICGVAEGDEVNGFTASWVTQGSFEPPLVVMAVRADSTSNGMIQRTGRFSLNVLAAEQKDLAAVFFKPQKAVGGRFDAAPFQLGALGLPILDDALGAVECELVGQVAAGDHTVFVGQVKNAVLHRDGAALELATTGWQYGG, from the coding sequence ATGAGCGAGATCGCCTTCGATCCGGCTGCCAAGAAGACACTGCTGCGCAAGATCCCCCACGGCGTGTTCATCTGCGGCGTCGCCGAAGGCGATGAGGTCAATGGGTTCACGGCCAGCTGGGTGACGCAGGGCTCCTTCGAGCCGCCCCTGGTGGTGATGGCGGTGCGCGCCGACTCCACCAGCAATGGCATGATCCAGCGCACGGGCCGCTTCTCCCTGAACGTGCTCGCCGCCGAGCAGAAGGATCTGGCGGCCGTGTTCTTCAAGCCGCAGAAGGCTGTCGGTGGTCGTTTCGACGCCGCCCCCTTCCAGCTGGGTGCCCTGGGTCTGCCGATCCTCGATGACGCCCTCGGTGCCGTGGAATGTGAGCTGGTCGGCCAGGTGGCGGCAGGCGATCACACCGTCTTCGTCGGCCAGGTGAAGAACGCCGTGCTGCACCGCGACGGCGCCGCCCTCGAGCTGGCCACCACCGGCTGGCAGTACGGCGGGTGA
- the uvrC gene encoding excinuclease ABC subunit UvrC — protein sequence MSHGIAQGAGSGPLLLDPARLKDRLGQIPAEPGCYLMRDGEDRILYIGKAKVLRHRVRSYFQSGAGHGHSPRIRLMVRQICEIEFIVTDSEAEALALESNLIKQNQPHFNVLLKDDKKYPYLCITWSEAYPRIFITRRRRFHSPLDRFYGPYVDVGLLRRTLALVKRVFPLRQRPQPLHRDRTCLNFDIGRCPGVCQQKISSEDYHRSLRQVAMVFQGRNEELIALLREQMERYAERLDFESAARVRDQLQGLDALTADQKMSIGDSSVSRDVIALASDGRVAAVQLFQMRAGKLVGRLGYTADAVLQESSVASAGGGGPAAARASPGDAEDDGTAASANGLILQRVIEEHYSQVEGVEIPPELLLQAPLPQQELIEAWLSELRGRRVRLLVPQRQQKAELIELVVRNASYELQRAQRASEQNQLATEDLAQLLDLAVPPRRIEGYDISHIQGSDAVASQVVFIDGLPAKQHYRKYRIRSSAVRAGHSDDFMSMAEVIRRRFRRWAQAKAEGADLAELRRCGGSALHTDGMGDWPDVVMIDGGKGQLSAVMEALRELDLDQELVVCSLAKQREEVFLPGEKQPLDSEPDQLGVALLRRLRDEAHRFAVTYHRQQRGERMKRSRLGDIPGLGPRRVRDLLAHFRSIDAIQLASPETIAEAPGMGPALARQVWEYFHPQEDEDPGAASPEAGDGENERSLELAG from the coding sequence GTGAGCCACGGCATCGCGCAGGGGGCCGGATCCGGTCCTCTGCTGCTCGATCCGGCGCGGCTGAAGGATCGCCTGGGACAGATACCGGCTGAGCCCGGCTGCTATCTGATGCGCGATGGGGAGGATCGCATCCTCTACATCGGCAAGGCCAAGGTCCTGCGCCATCGTGTGCGCAGCTACTTCCAGAGTGGTGCCGGTCACGGCCACAGCCCGCGCATCCGTCTGATGGTGCGCCAGATCTGTGAGATTGAGTTCATCGTCACCGACAGCGAAGCCGAGGCGCTGGCGCTGGAATCGAATCTGATCAAGCAGAATCAGCCGCACTTCAATGTGCTGTTGAAGGATGACAAGAAATATCCTTATCTCTGTATCACCTGGAGTGAGGCCTATCCGCGCATCTTCATCACGCGCCGTCGCCGCTTCCACTCCCCTCTCGATCGCTTCTACGGTCCCTACGTCGATGTGGGGCTGCTGCGGCGCACCCTCGCCCTGGTGAAGCGGGTGTTCCCGCTGCGGCAGCGGCCCCAGCCCCTCCACCGGGACCGCACCTGCCTGAACTTCGACATCGGCCGCTGTCCCGGGGTGTGCCAGCAGAAGATCAGCTCGGAGGACTACCACCGCAGCCTGCGGCAGGTGGCGATGGTGTTCCAGGGCCGCAACGAGGAGCTGATCGCCCTGCTGCGTGAGCAGATGGAGCGCTACGCCGAGCGCCTCGATTTCGAGAGTGCCGCCCGCGTGCGCGACCAGCTGCAGGGCCTCGATGCGCTCACCGCCGATCAGAAGATGAGCATCGGCGACAGTTCGGTGAGCCGCGATGTGATCGCTCTCGCCAGCGACGGCCGCGTGGCTGCGGTGCAGCTGTTTCAGATGCGCGCCGGCAAGCTGGTGGGCCGTCTGGGCTACACCGCCGATGCTGTGTTGCAGGAATCCTCTGTGGCGTCTGCCGGCGGCGGGGGGCCAGCCGCGGCCCGGGCGTCGCCTGGCGACGCCGAGGACGACGGAACCGCAGCCTCCGCCAACGGCCTGATCCTGCAGCGGGTGATCGAGGAGCACTACAGCCAGGTGGAGGGCGTCGAGATCCCGCCGGAGCTGTTGCTGCAGGCACCGCTGCCGCAGCAGGAGCTGATCGAGGCCTGGCTCAGCGAGCTGCGCGGCCGACGGGTGAGGCTCTTGGTGCCGCAGCGTCAGCAGAAGGCGGAACTGATCGAGCTGGTGGTGCGCAATGCCAGCTATGAACTGCAGCGCGCCCAGCGGGCCAGCGAGCAGAACCAGCTGGCCACCGAAGACCTGGCCCAGCTCCTCGACCTGGCCGTGCCGCCGCGGCGGATCGAGGGCTACGACATCAGCCACATCCAGGGCAGCGACGCGGTGGCCTCCCAGGTGGTGTTCATCGACGGCCTTCCCGCCAAGCAGCACTACCGCAAATACCGCATCCGCAGCAGTGCGGTGCGCGCCGGCCACTCCGACGATTTCATGAGCATGGCCGAGGTGATCCGCCGCCGCTTCCGCCGCTGGGCACAGGCCAAGGCGGAGGGCGCCGATCTGGCCGAGCTGCGCCGCTGCGGCGGCTCGGCGCTGCACACCGACGGCATGGGCGACTGGCCCGATGTGGTGATGATCGACGGCGGCAAGGGGCAGCTCTCCGCCGTGATGGAGGCCCTGCGCGAACTCGATCTCGATCAGGAGCTGGTGGTCTGCTCGCTCGCCAAGCAGCGCGAGGAGGTGTTCCTGCCCGGCGAGAAGCAACCCCTCGACAGCGAGCCGGACCAGCTGGGGGTCGCCCTGCTGCGGCGCCTGCGCGATGAGGCACACCGCTTCGCCGTCACCTACCACCGCCAGCAGCGCGGCGAACGCATGAAGCGCTCCAGGCTCGGTGACATCCCGGGCCTGGGCCCGAGGCGGGTGCGTGATCTGCTCGCCCATTTCCGCTCGATCGACGCCATCCAGCTCGCCAGCCCCGAGACGATCGCCGAGGCGCCGGGCATGGGTCCGGCCCTGGCGCGCCAGGTGTGGGAGTACTTCCATCCCCAGGAGGATGAGGACCCCGGAGCCGCGTCGCCGGAGGCTGGCGACGGAGAGAATGAACGGTCTCTGGAGCTGGCCGGTTGA
- a CDS encoding cryptochrome/photolyase family protein, with translation MTAGIWVLGDQLSATQSALAAFRTGEVPVLLIESTSVLERRAFHQQKLVLVWSAMRHFAAELTEAGWAVDQRQAASFGAALSAWITERGIDELHLMEPADRPFRQAIEATVARLADESPLRLVWHPSNAFLWSREDFAAWAGRYRQLRMELFYREGRRRFGVLMEDGEPLGGQWNYDHDNRRAPPKGLKGPEPLGFEPDAITEAVIARVEALDGERRAGGLPPLPGQSRPFRWAVTREQALAVLEHFIATRLDGFGPYQDAMVTGQSTLWHALLSPYLNVGLLQPLEVIRRLEQAGLERGTPLASLEGVIRQILGWREYTHGLYHWFGADYAGLNHFDARAPLPAWLEDLATSGMTCMDTVLGEIRTSGYAHHIQRLMVLANYGLLAGLDPQAFTAWFHRMFIDGFDWVMQTNVLGMGLFADGGRLASKPYAASGNYIRRMSTYCRGCRYDVKARSGAKACPFNVLYWDFLDRHAEQLRRNPRMGLVMKQLEKLDATELEAIRAAAAAHLADEAI, from the coding sequence ATGACGGCGGGGATCTGGGTGCTCGGCGATCAGCTCAGCGCCACCCAATCCGCGCTCGCCGCCTTCCGGACCGGCGAGGTCCCTGTGCTGCTGATCGAAAGCACCTCGGTGCTGGAGCGCCGTGCCTTCCACCAGCAGAAGCTGGTGCTGGTGTGGAGTGCCATGCGCCACTTCGCCGCCGAGCTCACCGAGGCCGGCTGGGCCGTGGACCAGCGCCAGGCCGCCAGCTTCGGCGCGGCGCTCTCCGCCTGGATCACGGAACGCGGCATCGACGAGCTGCACCTGATGGAGCCCGCCGACCGGCCGTTCCGGCAGGCCATCGAGGCCACGGTGGCTCGCCTGGCCGACGAAAGCCCTCTGCGGCTGGTGTGGCATCCCTCCAATGCCTTCCTCTGGAGCCGCGAGGACTTCGCGGCCTGGGCCGGCCGCTACAGGCAGCTGCGCATGGAGCTCTTCTATCGCGAGGGGCGCCGGCGCTTCGGGGTGCTGATGGAGGACGGCGAACCGCTGGGCGGCCAGTGGAACTACGACCACGACAACCGCAGAGCGCCACCGAAGGGGCTGAAAGGACCCGAGCCCCTGGGGTTCGAACCCGATGCGATCACCGAAGCCGTCATCGCCAGGGTGGAGGCGCTCGATGGCGAGCGTCGCGCCGGGGGTCTGCCACCCCTGCCTGGCCAATCCCGTCCGTTTCGCTGGGCGGTGACGCGCGAGCAGGCCCTGGCGGTGCTGGAGCACTTCATCGCCACCCGGCTCGATGGCTTCGGCCCCTATCAGGACGCCATGGTGACGGGCCAGAGCACCCTCTGGCATGCGTTGCTGAGCCCGTACCTGAACGTGGGATTGCTGCAGCCGCTGGAGGTGATCCGCCGCCTCGAGCAGGCGGGCCTGGAGCGGGGCACGCCGTTGGCCAGCCTGGAGGGGGTGATCCGCCAGATCCTCGGCTGGCGCGAATACACCCACGGTCTGTACCACTGGTTCGGCGCCGATTACGCCGGCCTCAATCATTTCGACGCCCGTGCTCCCCTGCCGGCATGGCTGGAGGACCTGGCCACCAGCGGCATGACCTGCATGGACACGGTGCTGGGCGAGATCCGCACCAGCGGCTACGCCCATCACATCCAGCGGCTGATGGTGCTGGCCAACTACGGCCTGCTGGCGGGTCTGGATCCCCAGGCGTTCACCGCCTGGTTCCATCGCATGTTCATCGACGGCTTCGACTGGGTGATGCAGACCAACGTGCTCGGCATGGGTCTGTTCGCCGATGGCGGCCGCCTCGCGAGCAAGCCCTATGCCGCCAGCGGCAACTACATCCGCCGCATGAGCACCTACTGCCGGGGCTGTCGCTACGACGTCAAGGCGCGCAGCGGTGCCAAGGCCTGTCCGTTCAATGTCCTCTACTGGGACTTCCTGGATCGCCATGCCGAGCAGCTGCGCCGCAATCCGCGCATGGGGCTGGTGATGAAGCAGCTCGAGAAGCTTGATGCCACCGAGCTGGAGGCGATCAGAGCCGCAGCCGCTGCCCACCTCGCCGACGAGGCGATCTGA
- the hemJ gene encoding protoporphyrinogen oxidase HemJ produces MPPLAMPFAALPALPWPPEAYLWFKTLHIVGVVVWFAGLFYLVRLFIYHREADELEPALRTAFQQQYGLMERRLANIITTPGMVVAVVCAIGLLSVNPAWLKQGWMHAKLAFVAALLAYHWFCYRLMGQLQRGVCSWNGRQLRALNELPTLLLVIVVMLVVFKNQFPTGAATWFVVALVVFMAASIQFYARWRRLRAERLAAEAAGGSGAAA; encoded by the coding sequence ATGCCGCCCCTCGCGATGCCCTTCGCCGCCCTGCCTGCCCTCCCCTGGCCGCCCGAGGCCTACCTGTGGTTCAAGACTCTCCACATTGTCGGGGTGGTGGTGTGGTTCGCCGGGCTCTTCTATCTGGTGCGGCTGTTCATCTATCACCGCGAGGCCGACGAGCTCGAGCCCGCCCTGCGCACCGCCTTCCAGCAGCAGTACGGGCTGATGGAGCGGCGCCTGGCCAACATCATCACCACCCCCGGCATGGTGGTGGCGGTGGTGTGCGCCATCGGACTGCTCAGCGTCAATCCCGCCTGGCTGAAGCAGGGCTGGATGCACGCCAAGCTGGCCTTCGTGGCGGCGTTGCTGGCCTACCACTGGTTCTGCTACCGGCTGATGGGGCAGCTGCAGCGCGGAGTCTGTAGCTGGAACGGCAGACAGCTGCGCGCCCTCAACGAATTGCCCACACTGCTGCTGGTGATCGTGGTGATGCTGGTGGTGTTCAAGAACCAGTTCCCCACCGGCGCCGCCACCTGGTTTGTCGTGGCCCTGGTGGTGTTCATGGCCGCCTCGATTCAGTTCTATGCCCGCTGGCGACGGCTGCGGGCCGAGCGATTGGCGGCTGAGGCCGCTGGAGGCAGCGGTGCTGCGGCCTGA
- a CDS encoding PHP domain-containing protein gives MLRPEALAHPLTPVLRQVEATSCPGKLNFHCHTIHSDGSLDPADLVMQACNLGLEHLAITDHHCHRALEGARNALDLAAAEGVAVPTLWRGVEISCLLEGCLVHVLALGFGDDHVSLLPYLQGSAVVGQALRAEAVLAAIQAAGGLALLAHPARYRLPYTRLIAAAADLGFDGAETWYDYDMQLRWQPTPLVCEAIAADLDKRGLLHCCGTDTHGLVLDGR, from the coding sequence GTGCTGCGGCCTGAAGCCCTCGCCCATCCGCTGACGCCGGTGCTGCGGCAGGTGGAGGCCACAAGCTGCCCGGGCAAGCTGAATTTCCACTGCCACACGATTCACAGCGACGGCAGCCTCGACCCGGCCGATCTGGTGATGCAGGCCTGCAACCTCGGGCTGGAGCATCTGGCGATCACCGATCACCACTGTCATCGCGCCCTCGAAGGTGCCCGCAACGCCCTCGATCTGGCCGCTGCGGAGGGTGTGGCAGTGCCGACGCTCTGGCGGGGCGTGGAGATCAGCTGTCTTCTGGAAGGCTGTCTCGTGCATGTGCTGGCGCTGGGTTTCGGCGACGACCACGTCTCGCTGCTCCCCTACCTGCAGGGCAGTGCCGTGGTCGGACAGGCGCTGCGGGCCGAGGCGGTGCTGGCGGCGATTCAGGCCGCCGGCGGACTGGCGCTGCTGGCCCATCCCGCCCGCTACCGCCTGCCCTACACCCGGCTGATCGCCGCCGCGGCCGATCTCGGCTTCGATGGCGCCGAGACCTGGTACGACTACGACATGCAGCTGCGCTGGCAGCCGACGCCGCTGGTCTGTGAGGCGATCGCCGCGGACCTCGACAAACGTGGCCTTTTGCACTGTTGTGGCACCGACACCCATGGTCTGGTGCTGGATGGCCGCTAG